A genomic segment from Nonomuraea helvata encodes:
- a CDS encoding DUF6292 family protein, translating into MTISHVEPYTDEWLQQPASYVRQVIDVLGPEVADWWEGPCDPRDATVRLSDGTALVWDEESGWRLGAFVSGGRGAHTELNGIRYLGHGLLPKPERVPTALSDARAGVGASSAWRPCYRSHRNCRDGFDVALAFYAGLIGA; encoded by the coding sequence GTGACCATCAGTCACGTCGAGCCGTACACCGATGAGTGGCTGCAGCAGCCGGCCAGTTACGTACGGCAGGTCATCGACGTACTCGGACCTGAGGTGGCGGACTGGTGGGAAGGCCCTTGTGATCCGCGCGACGCCACTGTCCGGCTCAGCGACGGCACCGCGCTGGTGTGGGACGAGGAGAGCGGCTGGCGCCTGGGCGCGTTCGTCTCGGGCGGCCGCGGCGCTCACACCGAGCTGAACGGCATCCGCTACCTGGGCCACGGCCTGCTGCCCAAGCCGGAACGCGTGCCCACGGCCCTCAGCGACGCGAGGGCCGGAGTCGGCGCCAGCTCGGCCTGGCGCCCCTGCTACCGCTCCCACCGCAACTGCCGCGACGGCTTCGACGTGGCCCTCGCCTTCTACGCCGGCCTCATAGGCGCCTGA